The Polyodon spathula isolate WHYD16114869_AA chromosome 21, ASM1765450v1, whole genome shotgun sequence genome contains the following window.
GATAGCTGACTTCcaatgaaaaaataattgtatacacTTAGAAACAATTTGACATTCTACTTTATTAAGCACTGGATATAAAGCTGAGCACCCAGAAAACTTCACTGACAGCGTGTAAATACAAAATGCTGGTGGCAGTGGATTGACACCATTGCCTCATGTCCTGCGTTTACCCACAGTGCCAGTTTACCTAACAGCGATGTTCATCTAAGGTTGTAGTTTAGACTGCTATAAAAGGTATTGTAAAGGCTCATGGCACAGACCTGCAAACAACAAACCAACATGTGTAAGTAGCTCTCAGTGTACACTTAGCCTGTCATCCAACCAGAATTATTGGCAATGCAAGATGAaaagtttatatactgtatagttatTGTAATAAAGTGTATTTTAATAGTATTAAACATGGCTTCTTAAACTTAAGTGTGACTGTGACTGCTTTGGAGCTGTAACTGAATGGCCTGTTGAATTTATAACTTACCTGGGGAAGCGCAGAAGGCACTCAGGGACGTCAGTAAAAGAACACAGCCCCACAGCCCTGCAGAAACCACACAGGAATTCCAAGTGGGCCAGACCATCCTGGAGCTAAATTTGAAGACTGCAAAAAAATAGCTGAAAATTTCATTGCTTGTACATATACCATATAAGCTGTCATTTGAGCACCAAATCTGTGATAaacctcagtaaaaaaaataaaaataaaaaaaaaactaaaaccaaaacaaaacctctttatttattcaattaaatatattataatgtgcAATTACTAATCTTCACACAGATATATAACGtttttcaatgtaatgttttaaacagtGGCTAGCCACATACTATTAAAAGTTGTCAATACATGTTAAGTACTGcagatttctttttaatatgGATTCAAATAATTTGTTAATGGCATATAACGTACTTTACCTGTATCTTTCGCATCATAAACTCAGCCATTTATCCGTAAAAAATGTACTATGTTGaagtgtataaatacatgtttatgtttctaatatatatatatatatatatatatatatatatatatatatatatatataatatatatatatattatatatatatgatttttgtACAGTTTAATTACAAAGGAGCGGAAGCCTGTTTGTCTTTTTGACTATTCTCTTAGAAAACTGGAAGCTTTTCCTTGAAAATCcataataatgtaatgttttaccTTTACTGTGTTTCCTAATCTTGTTATCTCCAGTATTAACTTCCCTTTAAAGGTGAAgtagaataattgattttaacattAGCAACTACATATAACTGAATTGTGACGACTGTATTGCTACTGATGCTGTTTAAGTGTTTCAGCTAGTTTAGTAACAGTTCAAATCCTGTTTGAGGCTTGAGTTACAGCGTTTAACTTATTGTAATATTAGGTGAATGAATTtatgacttttgttttttaaataatatcagCGCCATATTTTCTAAATTAGTTTAAAGCAGGAAATGTCAGCATTAAGACAGAGAACCACATCTGAATTCCAATCATTTTCATGTACAGAATTAGCAAACATCACAATCATTCTTAAcactatttttaaaatcatgaGTCTTGAGGATTTCAATATCTTCCCAGTCCTACTTTATACTTATAATAGCACTTTCAAACTTTGATTTGTTAGTTTAATGATGTTTGTTTGGAGTGTCCGCCTGTGTTAAAGTATGTGTTAGATTTGCCACATCTATCcattactttattttgtattcagaaaTTTATCAAACAAAGCTAGATCGTCTTCCCTGATAAATCTACTGTTTTATCTTGAGCCTGTCAAGTCAATTATCAAGTCAAAGAAGTGACACAAACTACAAGTATTCTGTATGACTCTGTTTAATCTGCTATATATTTAATGTCTCTTACTGACTTTTCATGTCTTTCTAGCTGATCTCTATGAGGAGAAACGCCagtgaaatttgaaaaaaaaaaagctgtgtttaTGAAAGTTCTACTTAATTAAAATATCCCAGTTGAGGGTGAGATTTTCTGACATCtacactgtaaacacaatgtttgaaaataattaaacatgtcatatgcaacagataaaaaaaaaagaattagtaTTAATAGAATGTACACTGTAATGTTTATGGGAAACTATTCAAACAAATGTTAAGATTTGTTTCAAAtctgttgcatgtttttttattttttttatttggttttacaATATAATAAATGGGTATGGGTATTTCTCTCCTTTTAAAAAGTAGTCGATTAATAACTGAAATAAAACGGCATTGAATATGATACAGATATGCCAATAAAAGTCATTTAAGAAGAACCCGGTAAATAAACAGTATTATCCGATTATTGCCAAATACAGACCAGGGATGTATAATAAATACTTTGGTAAAGATGCAAAAATCAAGGTAGTTATCATGTTCTCCTGTAGAGTGTCACTGACGGACGGACAGATAGACAGACGgactaagacagacagacagacggacggacAGACTCGCTCAGAACCCAAGGAtccccattttttaaaaatcgaaCTAAAACAAAAGTATCAGACATAATTAGAGAACGTGTACAAAAGTCCAGGTTGGATTTTaccaaattaagaaaaaaaagtatcccATAACCCATAGAATGTGGCCCGTTATTCTTTGGGAAAAAACAGGTAGGTACAAGTATTTTGGTACTAACAATAAGTTATCAACCAACAGGCACAACCTCAGTTGAAACAAACATCtccctgattttttaaaataaataaccacattTAATGAATATACTTACAAATGCAAACTGGAACACACTGTGAACCTCTTTCTGTAAGAATTCCCCTTTTATGTGTGAACAGCTTTGCGTCTACAAAACAGTACACAATTACACTATTAATACAATGACACATTATACACTTTTTTACATTACAGAACCTAcagtatgtaaatgtatttgtagCCACAAAAAGAAGAAGTCAATTATCAAGGaaaaaccacaataaaaacaaGGAAGCACAGGCGGAAGGCATTGTTAGCACAAACATGTTTGGTAACGCTCTGTATTGCGCGACATAAATTAtcattaaatagatatgcaattgcataaatcaatgttaaattaatatttaatagatatgcactTGATATTAAATTTACGTTCCAgcattccttgttactttccattaacatttaagtcagattaactgtgtttcaatttaaaacatgtaaacaatgggaaattattacatattttcaagggtcacaaaacataatataaatggacgtgatatgcaattacattttcaatcgacatttcgttaacatttagcaagaaaccatgCATAtctatgaaatattattttaatattaatttagtatgcaattgcatatctatttaatattaatttatgccacgcaatataaaacgttaccttttttttttttttttttttttttttatttcaacggAATCAACGTAAACGGTATACTATACTAGGAAAAGGTGCAGTTGGCCCGCCCTACAGTCTGTGCAGTCTCGTTTTGTACGTCGTGGTAGTTATGTACCTATTAATGGTTCTAATGTCTTGGTACTAAGTACCCACCGTGACCAAATAGTACCTCTTCCTAATTTGTATTTCTACCTTTTAAAGGAACTATAATAAAGGATCTGAAATGTACCACATAAAAAGGATACAAATTTGTCACTTACCTGTACCACTACGTGACAAAGCATTTGAACCATTATAAGTACAGCGACATGGCTCCAAATTTCACTAGGTTCTTTAAGCACAGGCATTTTAATTGGTTGTAAATACAAAGCACAGTGATAGctggtaagtaaaaaaaaacgaacaaaggTAAGAATAATTAAACTGGATGCATAAAAGTATATGTACAATGAATGGCAGTCAACTTTAAAACCTCTGCAAAATACATTCACTCAAGGACCAACAggaatttcacattttattaatcatgtatgtaaacaattacaatttttttttttcattacacttCATAGTTATAGTAAATATGGGGACAAACATactggaaattaaaataaaaagcacaaattCCAGCTGTGTAGTCAAACTCCATTGCCTTTAAAAATAGGTGGTATCAAGCTGCAGCTTTCcttacatttcttattatattttatactttGAGCATTGTAAAGGTACAGAGGATATGTATTAACAATACATTTGTGTTAACCAAATGAATTGTAAAGTCGTGTTGCTGGACAGCGCATATTCGCAGTCTcagttgaaaacaaaaaaaatattttacaaaaaacaatgacCTAGGTCTGTTGAAGAAGCAGTACCAATAATAAGCAACAACCTGCTTAAAACCAGAATACATTTAACCAGAATAGCATTTAAACACATTTCGACAAGCAATTAAACGAAATTTGCAGAATGATAAAGGAATCAAAGGCATGGTTTGATCAAGATGGGCAAAACATCTCCATTCAGAAAGGAAGCAGGTGCAGTTTAGCCTAGTGGTGTCCCTATAGAAGCTGAAGACCACTGTACAGTCATATTTCCACTGTCTGATCCATAAAGTAAGGCTGATTTAGGCCAGTTTGGGTTGTCCTGCTGATTAGGAAAGTGGTCATTCAATATCCTGAAAAGATGCTTGAATTAGGCTatggcagcatatatatatatatatatatatatatatatatatatatatatatatatatatatataatacgatattttctatatatataatatatatgttgcGGATTAAGTATGTCACAgtggtattatatattatatatatatatatgcaacaagACATTCGCATGTacaacagtgttgtgtgatgccctGCTGTCACAGATTCTAGCCCCCATCAgtgaggtgagatgaggttaaacaGCAAATGCAGACCAGCCTGGCTCTTTTTCAATGCTAACTTTCCATACACCAGATACTCGGGTTTATGTTTTcgatgatattttttttaattaacgtgGATTGATCTTGCTTGTTTAAAACGCCGGAATGAGGATCAGTGGCAGATAATACCCTGAAATGCTGCATCTTGATTGGCTGTGTAAGTGTTCAATGTTTTATTAGATTTAATGCTTGTTTTATGCCCAGTCTGACAGTAGTTTTGAAACTGCTGACTGCCTGTGCTTTAGCTTTGGTGCAATTCACATCTGTGAGCAGGTCAGTCTGTTTGTAAATGAGCAAGCCATGTAATAGTTCACTGCGCGTACTCCAGTCAGCTAACAGCTCTCAAgcgtgtgtttttaatatttgtttaactcTGCACACATGCATGCTTCATTAAACTCTATTTATTAAAGAGAGTATTGGTTTTTCCCACATTATACCTGTAATTAAAGTATGTTTTtcttcttactttttattttttttattaaaacgaatgataaaaatgaatttaaactAATTTCATGTTGGTGTTTTCACTGTTGTCTCACTCTCCCTCACAAATTCCTATAGTGCATTCAATACATTGCTCAGAGGAGATAAGTTTGAGGCAAACCTGGGCGGTGTCTTCAATATGTCAGTCAGGACAAACCCAAAAATCACTTCACAGGGGTAAGGACAGGGGGGGGTGGAATACAGTAAGTGATTAAAGAAAGACAAAAtgtttacaatacatgtttaatgcatttatttaaccagcatagaacccttgagatatgcATCTCATTTTCATGCTTTACATGTTATGAAGAATGGAAGAAAATCCAATGAAATGAGATCCACATTTAAATTTCACGATGAGAACAAAGATTACCAAGGAGGGGGAGAACAGATGATTTCAGCCCTTTTTGATAACGTTGCTTCATTTCTTTTCAGTCAGCCGACGAAACTGATTACTGCCAATGCTGTTTTACAGATTGAGAGAAAATAAACCGTGTTAACAAAAGCCATTCTTGTAAAATGAATGTCATGCTATTTGAaaatagaatctttttttttgctaaaatccTCTTCAGTCATAAAACTGGTAATACACCACCTCAACAGCCCATTCTAGACAGAAGTATCTGAATATATAGAATTCAgttattgtgttaaaataaagcaAAGGCAAGTTGTTGTGGTGGAATAAATGCTTTGAATAgtgtaaaactagcaagaaacaactcaaAACCATTTAGAATTGAATACTGTTACAACTGCATACTTGTTTTGGGTAATTTGCCCTTGTCTTTGTATTACCTGGTTTTCTGCCAGTTATCTCCACTGGAATCTGCTTTTGATCTGAGCAGCCACATGGTTTCAAGATGTTCAACACCATTCTTGTCAACAAAGCACTGGCCAACAAAGTTTGTTAtagaatctgcaaaaaaaaaaaaaaaaaaagtgtaatgtgacagaaagacaaatgCCACATCATTATATTCATTAAAGTATTCTGGTATTCTGTGCAATGGACAAAAGTACTGCTTTACCTGAGAAAGTAAACTTCACAAGAAACCCAAATATCGGCTGATGAGAATCATCTTTAAAGCCAGAGAGGGGGGATTCCTTAATTTTCACTCCACTGTTTGCTGTCACTGCAGTGAAGAAGGAGCCAAAGATGTGTCCCTTATTGTCTGTCGTGGAGATAGTCATGTTGGATCCAAGTTCGTTTACCCAGCTTCCTGTTAAATCACACTGAAATAACACCAGTTATTTTCAGGACAGTTTTAGATTGTTATCCGTTTCAAAATGCATGGATTTCTATAATAGATTCGGGAGAGTCTGGAGGGCTTCAAATAAGGTACATACTGAGGCTACATAAGTATATTTTGAGTTACAAAATGTGTACAGGTTAATATAAGTTGATGTACATATAAATAGAACAATTTAGAAAACAATGTATCAAGAAAGCATGACAGTGAAAGTGTACTTGCATGAGACAAAAGTGCTTGAAGAAAGTTAAGCTGTATAATGTAAGCTTAGTGACATGCTGTTAGCAATTTAAGactaaaagttttaaaatattttaaaatcacttaCCTTCTGCGCATGGCATATGTAGAATGCCACTTGAAAAAGCAAAATAAGAGTAGAGAAAAGAATCATGTTTTTCATGAAAATAGAACTTTCGTTAGTCAGTTCTTCAGACTTCTAGAACGACTATTTATATCCTTCTCTTTGCAATGTGTTTGCTTACAAACAAGTCAAGAGCAGGGGTTTTACTGCTCGACCCTGGAGAAATGCCACCTATCCTATCTGAGAGACAGCGCTGTTGACTGTAGAGTGGGTTATTGGCATTGCAAccacagcaactcctgcaaagcAGGTGGTAGAAGGGACATCTGAGCCTCCCAAATGAGATGATGTCGCCTTGTTGCCAGGAGTGGCTGCTGCCAAACTCGTAGGTATGTAGAGGGTATGCAGGAGCAATTAGCATCAGTGGTCCCAAAAACCTGGCAAGATTCCTAACTTAGAACAAGTTGGTAGACAACATAAACTCGATCATTATTTCTATTTTGAGCTGTTGTTGCAGCAAACCTTCGACATAAATGGAGAGAGTGCTTCGGAGAAACCTGATGACTCCAGGGACTATCACCCCTGGTGCCATGACTGAACACATACgcgccgggggggggggggggggggggcggggggtgggggggggggggggggggtgggggggggggggggggtgggaagggggggggggggggggagggggggggtggggggggtgggggtgggggttgggggggggggggggggggggggggggggggggggggggggggggggggggggtggggggggggtggggggtggggggggggggaggtgcgCTGCTGCAAAACAGGTATGGATTTAGCAGGGCAATGCACAGTGTCCCATCAAACTTCTAGTAGGTTCCTAACTTATGAACAGATGTTTTGAAACCAGGTCCTCAGAGCATTACAGTCTATTTGACCTGTCGAAGAACACCATATTATGCTCTACAAAACCTCTGCTTCCCTTCGACTTTAAAGACTAAATTTAGACTGGGCAATATGAGCCCATGTATGCAATTCGAAGAGTGAAAGGAAACTGTTAGGACCAGTAATGTGCACCAATCTGGAAACCAAACTAACTGCTGGTTGACGGAACTCAGTTATATGCTTTTTGGAACTTCTCCCCTTGGATGGGCAGCGCTCTAGGGCCACCTCGGGTGATAACCAGACGACTTGTCTtgatgggggggaggggggggggggggtgggggctggcAACAAGGGTGCTGACGGCTTCGACACGACGGTAAATGTATCTGAACGTAGGTCTCTTAGCTGTTTTGGGAAAACGTGGACTGTTGATATTGACAAACGCAATCGGAATACCATCCagagacatttttaaaatatataacactcTCAGCCCTTTGTCCAGGAGAAATGTCATCGTAGGCAGGTCTAGTGGTAAAGCGTGTTTTGCCACTAGAACCTGAGACATCTCTGATTGGGAAGAAAACATATATGCATCTGATATTATGCTTTTCTACTTTCTAAGTTTAAATTTAGACTGGGAATATGGAGCCAATGTATGCCTTTCTAATATATAAAAGAATATAATAGGAAGTAATGTGCAGATCTCTCCAAAGTACACTGCTGTTTGCACAGAACTCTTGCATGTGTCTGGAAGTCTTTAGGAAGGCAGCCATaggccacctgcaggaaacaagcgGAGATGATAGACAGGATCGACAAATGCGTTTGTCGAGAACGATGAACTGGTTTCGACTTATGTGAAGTTATGTATGAATTGGCTAAATCAGATGGtaaaaaaattgttgttttcgaatttatatcatttaatttcatttttttttttttttaatgcagagctGTTTTACGGTTATTAATGTGTTGTTATTAGGcatgtagtattaatattattcatcattttcattgttaatgtcggtattaaacacagtcagatatgaggttcagtccaaacacagcgccgaactcagtgaggtacagcaggggacagtaatCTCCcacagggccatttcatctaccatcacctcagaaacacacacaagcaaattattattattattctccatttttaaatgtcgctcTGCGCTCTCGTGtagctcagtgtgctttctgagctGCTCACTTAACGCGCCCAACGTGTACgcctttatttttcaattgtcacATGACAGGGGTGTAACTCCTACAGAGATGACGTTTTTAAAGCTGCGCGGAAGGCCTCCCGCACTACACTCTTGCAATGATCAGCAGTGTACAATCATTTTAGTTACAGGGCTGTCAATACAAGCACCCCTTACTCTCCTACCAAGTTTGGGTCTCTCTCTGCACCTCAGTCGGGCTGTTCGAAGCAGACACCGGACACCGTGGACAGAAACGAAACCGGGTAGAAGGAAGGACATGCAACACCTGGGTTACATGCACTCCCTTCACGTTTTGCGTCTCTAATCTATTGCCCTTATTTATCAGCATTGTTAATATAGCTACAGTATGTGAATCAATGCAAACAAATCGTAGTAAAATATCGCTAttaagtttgctttttttcatgtaacttatttttattttaatatcggTACTAGTATAAGCCTATTTGTTTTCGCTACCGAAGAGAAGTAATACAGTCTGGACAATTTCAGAGCATCCATAGTATTTGCAGAAAATAGCGAgtaatttattattgttgtatcgagactataaataaatacaattcttttgTTACGTGTCAGACGTCAACAGGACCAAGACCCTGTTAACAGAACGGCTTATtaggaaaaaaacacattactgtcaTTAGTTGCTTCTTCGTGAATCCTTGTGTGTAATTTCACAAGTAACTtgggtagtaaaaaaaaaaaacaaaaacggaaATCAATTTCAGCAATTTGACTGAATTATCGAAACCAAGCAGCGAGACCCCACAAAAAGAAGAAAGCGCGGTAGCGGAAGAAACATTGTTGTGGGTTtcgtttttttggggggttgatGTGTGAAGATGAACACGGAAAAGGATTTCTCCCCTTTGACCCCCAGCATTGTGCGGGCCCTCAATGACAAACTGTACGAGAAGAGGAAGGTGGCAGCCCTCGAGATTGAAAAGTAAGAGGGGGTTCTAAACCTTGCATCACTAGAGAGTGACCCCTTTtaagttattaaaataattgattaatgTGTGCCTCTCTTAATTACGCCAGTGTTGTCCTCTCAAACTGAAAGATGTGCCACACCTTATTTAACCCcatcccattattattattattattattattattattattattatagtgctGGTCCCAATATCAtggccttttattttttataggctTCATTTTTAACAAGGTAGTTTGATTTCTAGCACTATCCTGTTTGCGTCCCGTTTTTAGTATGAGCTAGATTTATGTTTGTCTTGGCTTTAATATGATACCGTTTGCCCCTTTGGCCATCTGTAtttacctgtgtgtgtgcctATAATGAGGGTGCAGTATGAAACCTAATCCAGAGTTTAAGTATATTAAATCAGTCAccagctgtacaaaaaaatacactttctaaATGGCACAGAAGCATGTTCAAGGAATTATGAATGTGTACCTTGGCTATGCCATAGTAAGGTTATTGGTTGATTGAGAGATATATTTTATAGCATTGTTACAGAGATTACAATGAagtaattttgtgttttgtttttttttaatcttttataatatttgtttacAGTGCATTTATTACATTCAAGTTTTTGTGTTTTCCAAAATGATGATATAATAAGTTGTTCAAAACCTGGTAGAGTTTGTATGTTGCTGTTTCTAAATTAGTAGGATATTGGTACATTTCAATACTTTTAATATGCTAGGTACACcagccgaaaaaaaaaaagaaaaaaaactggaaatattAAAACGAATCGCCTAGCACAAGAAAGCCAGTTAGTCAGGAAAGTAAATTCTTTCACAGATGCTCTACCAAAGGGGGAGTAGTGGGTGATGATGACTCATTAGTCATATGATGAGAGAGGAAATGCTGTCATGTGATACTAATAATGCCTGTTGCTGGAGTATTGGGCCAAACGGGTCATCCTGTAAACCAATAGAGCTGAAATTTCTATTGCAGTAATTCCCTAGCAATATTTAACCCTGTGACTATGGCAAGTATATTATCCAAGAAGAGTGACCTACTGTGGGATCTTGAATTTAGTTTCTTGGCTGCAAGATACTTTGGCATTTGAAATCCTTTTTTCACCGtggtatacagtactgtaccagtAAAAGCCAGCTTATGGAAGTTGTGGTATTCCAATATTCTATGTGCAATTTATATTGGTTCAGTGATCTACCTGATGAACTGAACCTGCCCCTTGCCTGACGTAACATTAGATAGTCCAGTGTTGGTGTTCTTCGGATCTGTGTAACTGGCCGGGAGTAGTGGATgggcagttgtttttgtttgtgtgtgtgttttctgcttTCAGGCTGGTGCGTGAGTTTGTCGCTCAGAATAACTCCACCCAGATCAAGCATGTGATCCAGATCTTGGCGATGGAGTTCGCCCTGTCCCAGCACCCCCACAGCAGGAAGGGGGGGCTCATTGGGCTGGCAGCCTGCTCCATCGCGCTCGGCAAGGTGGGCAGACCCTGTGCATCAAGTTATTAAAGATCGTGTCTGGGgattgcttagaacctcctgccaatgcttctccttcagtccataTTAACAAACAGATACATGTCTTATTTGTACTATTCTTAGATCTCAGTTTGCTTAGTGTCTATCACAGTTTATTT
Protein-coding sequences here:
- the LOC121296542 gene encoding avidin-like gives rise to the protein MKNMILFSTLILLFQVAFYICHAQKCDLTGSWVNELGSNMTISTTDNKGHIFGSFFTAVTANSGVKIKESPLSGFKDDSHQPIFGFLVKFTFSDSITNFVGQCFVDKNGVEHLETMWLLRSKADSSGDNWQKTSIGSNQFRRLTEKK